GCCGCCTCCCCAAGAACAAATTCAATTAAAATACCGCCCCCGATCAACGCCGACAGCGGTTACTTTTTATTCTCTCTTTTTGCAAATCAAGCTTTCTTACTTACGTTAAATTTCCGAACCACTTAGCCACACTTTTTAAAGCCGCTTGACACCAGCTCGCCCTGGCATCATTCTATAGGTAAACAACAGCAAGCACAGGGGCTGCCCTGTGAAGGTTATAATGCTTTTATTGCGGCAACGATTGTCTATCCGCTTCATTGGCAGGAACGGCTTGCAAGGAAAGAACCGACGCTCAGAAGACGAACCGCGTCTCTTTGCTTGCCGCTGTCCGCCTAGCTGTCTGATGGAGGTGAGAGAAAATGCCTAAAGCGTCCGCGTTCAACGCGTTGCTCAGCGCCCAATTCCTGTCTGCCTTCGTCGACAACATGATCCTGTTCATCGTCCTTGCGATTATTCGTCGTGACAGCTATCCCGACTTTTATCTGCCCTTCGTCCAGAGCACGTTCCTCGCCGCCTATATCATCTGGTCGCCGTGGGTCGGCCGCTTTGCCGATAAGCATCCCAAGGCTTCCGTCTTGATGATCGGCAACGCCATCAAAGGCTTCGGCGTCATTCTGCTGCTGCTTCACAGCAATCCCGCCGTCAGTTACGGCGTCATCGGCCTGGGCGCAGCTGTCTACAGCCCTGCCAAATACGGCATCCTTCCGCTGCTGACGAACAGCGAGGCCGAACTGCTGCGCGCCAATTCGAAACTGGAAAGCTTCACAATTTTGGCGATCCTGTTGGGCTCGGTCGGCGGCGGTTTTCTCTCAAGCCTCTCCGTCACGCTGTCGCTGACGCTCGGCGTCCTTCTGTACGGCATATCTTTTGCGCTCAACGCGCTGATTCCGAAAGACGCCGGCAATCCGGCGATCCGCTATCAAAATGCGGTCGGCCAGTTCTTCGGCGACACCGCCCACCTGCTCAGACAAAGCCCGAGCCACTATTCTTTGATCGGCACCGGCTCCTTTTGGCTGGCGTCCGCAGTGCTGCGCATGATCATCTTCGCCTGGCTGCCGCTGACGCTCGGCATCACCAGCAGCGCCTCGATCAGCCTGATCATTGCCGTCACCGGCATTGGCATCACAATCGGCGCGGCCGTTACGCCCTTATTAATCAGCCTGCAGCACTATCAACGCACGCTCTGGTTCGGTCTCGGCATGGGCATCGCCATCCTCGGCTTGCTCGCAGTGGATACGTTGCCGCCAACCCTGCTGCTGCTGCTTTTCATCGGCGCCTTGGGCGGCATCTATATCGTGCCGATGAACGCGGTGCTGCAGCAAGTCGGCCATCACAGCATCGGCGCCGGCAAGACGATCGCGGTGCAAAATTTCATCGAAAACACCTTCATGTTTGCCGGCGTCTTTGCCTACACCTGGGCCAGCAAGTCCCAAATCGCGACCAACACCTGCCTCGCCGCCTCCGGCATCGCCTTTTTGCTGCTGGTGCTCTATCTGTTCCTCTACGCCCGGCGGAAATAAAGGCCAAAAGGAAACTATGGCCGCGTTATTTTTGCTGCTTCTTAAAGCTAACGCCGGAAAAAATCAGTTTCTCGCCGTCCTTCTCCTGCCGAATCCAAATCGTTTCCATCATCCGCCGTCCTAAAGCATAAATCACTGCCTCCTGATCGGAAACGGGATACAGCACCAGTTCACCCAATTGAGCGGCTTTCGTATCGGTGGTCAGGTTCATCAGCAAAATCCCCTGCTTGTTCACCTTCAATTCCAAAGAGTCGATTCCCAGCAACTGATTTTCCACATCGTTAGTATGATAGACGCCCTGCCGGTTGCGCCAGGCCTGCGGCAAATTGTAATTGACAATCCGTTTGCCGACTGCGGCTATTTCTTTCCCCATCCGGATAAATACAACGTCTTCTCCGTTTACAGTCCGAAATGCGATACGCATATCTTGCAGCTTCGGATGCGACAACGGCAAAATTCCGAACAGCCGGTACTGCGGGCGCAGCCAGTTCTCTTTATCCGGCAACAGTTCCACCTTGTTGCCTTGCAACTTGGCCGTATACGCTCCTTTATGCGTCTCCTGCACCTCCAGCAGTCCGATAACCGTTCCGTAGCTGCCGGCATAACTTGCCGCTTGCGGCAAATCGGGCAGCAAGGCGGCCACGTTGTTCCCCGGTTTTGTCGTCGGCGGCAGCAGACCGGCATTAACCGCAATCGCGCCTTTGAGCAATTGCTCGGCAATGAGCTTCACCCTTTCCGCCGCCCCGGCCGAATTAGCCAAAACCACCACCGCAACTTTTTCCTTCTTCACGCCCATGACCTGCCCATGAAATAAATACATATGGCCGCCATGACTAAAATCGTCGCCCACATACGAAAACGCCGGATTTTGCAGGAAAAACTCATAGCCGATCTTGAAATTGCCGTCTAACGGCACCGCGTTATTTTGCGCCGTAAGCATTTCGCTAACCAGCGTTGCCGGCAAGAGTTGCTCGCCCTTATAGACGCCGTCATTTAACAGCAGCATCATCATATTGCTAAGATCATTCACACTGGTATACAGATTTCCGGCCGGTATATCCCGCATCGAAACTTCCTGATCCGGCTGCCCCTTCTTGTTATAACCCTTAGACAGCTTTGGCTCCATATGCGAGCGAAGATAATAAGACGAATTTTCCATCCCTAAGGGCTGCAATACCGTTTCCTGCATGACGGCGTCATATTCCGCTCCGCTGACGCGTTCCAGCATAACCCCCAGCAAGCCCGCGCCAAGATTGCAATAAGAATGAATCGTTCCCGGCGGATATGCGATATATTCATCCTTCAGCAACGAAACGACGCTCTGAAACGGCGCGGGCTGCTCTCCCCACATCCCTTTCACGATATCGCTCGGCAAGCCCGAGTGATGCGTCATAAGCTGACGCGGCGTAAATGGCGGCGCAGCCGCAAAGCGCGATTTCACAACCAGCTCCGGAATATAACGCTTAACCGGTTCGTCAAGATCCACTTTGCCGTCCGCGTTAAATTTCAAAACGGCGATCGCATTCGGTATCTTCGAAATGGAACCGACGCGATAAACCGTATCCGGCGTTGCAGGCTGCTTTGCTTCCCGATCCGCATAACCAAAGCCTTTGGCCCAGACAATGCGGTCGCCTGCTATGATCGCGGCGCTGAGACCGACAATAGTATTGCGGCTCATCTCGTCCATTATTAATTC
The Azotosporobacter soli DNA segment above includes these coding regions:
- the lplT gene encoding lysophospholipid transporter LplT, translating into MPKASAFNALLSAQFLSAFVDNMILFIVLAIIRRDSYPDFYLPFVQSTFLAAYIIWSPWVGRFADKHPKASVLMIGNAIKGFGVILLLLHSNPAVSYGVIGLGAAVYSPAKYGILPLLTNSEAELLRANSKLESFTILAILLGSVGGGFLSSLSVTLSLTLGVLLYGISFALNALIPKDAGNPAIRYQNAVGQFFGDTAHLLRQSPSHYSLIGTGSFWLASAVLRMIIFAWLPLTLGITSSASISLIIAVTGIGITIGAAVTPLLISLQHYQRTLWFGLGMGIAILGLLAVDTLPPTLLLLLFIGALGGIYIVPMNAVLQQVGHHSIGAGKTIAVQNFIENTFMFAGVFAYTWASKSQIATNTCLAASGIAFLLLVLYLFLYARRK
- a CDS encoding serine hydrolase domain-containing protein, yielding MGLKQASGRGIFRTQRLLDGGGLVAFLLLTTGLIWGLLSAPSQLAEPLPLPPLAKGEQRVLEQYASELIMDEMSRNTIVGLSAAIIAGDRIVWAKGFGYADREAKQPATPDTVYRVGSISKIPNAIAVLKFNADGKVDLDEPVKRYIPELVVKSRFAAAPPFTPRQLMTHHSGLPSDIVKGMWGEQPAPFQSVVSLLKDEYIAYPPGTIHSYCNLGAGLLGVMLERVSGAEYDAVMQETVLQPLGMENSSYYLRSHMEPKLSKGYNKKGQPDQEVSMRDIPAGNLYTSVNDLSNMMMLLLNDGVYKGEQLLPATLVSEMLTAQNNAVPLDGNFKIGYEFFLQNPAFSYVGDDFSHGGHMYLFHGQVMGVKKEKVAVVVLANSAGAAERVKLIAEQLLKGAIAVNAGLLPPTTKPGNNVAALLPDLPQAASYAGSYGTVIGLLEVQETHKGAYTAKLQGNKVELLPDKENWLRPQYRLFGILPLSHPKLQDMRIAFRTVNGEDVVFIRMGKEIAAVGKRIVNYNLPQAWRNRQGVYHTNDVENQLLGIDSLELKVNKQGILLMNLTTDTKAAQLGELVLYPVSDQEAVIYALGRRMMETIWIRQEKDGEKLIFSGVSFKKQQK